The Radiobacillus deserti genomic interval AGAGCATAGAATCGACCGTCACAGAAGCGTCTCCTCCTTCTGTTTTAAAGCGTTCCACAGCCTGTTCATTAATATCATAGGCATGCACTTCATGTCCTTTATCTATCAAATGTAACCCGATTTGATAGCCCATTTTTCCTAAACCTATCAATCCTATTTTCATTGTTGATTCCTCCTCCATGTTATATCAGCTAGAAGCTCAAAATCTGGTGTCAGTTTTTCTCCTATGTTACGGAACAACGATTTATATGCTTCATATATAGTTGCTTCCTCGGTGTGTGGCTCTAAACGTTTCGTTATACTCACAAGCGGAACAATTTCCTCTAATGCTTCTATTTCACCTAGCGCTTTTAAAACTAGAGTAGCAGCACCGAAGCAAGCACTTTGGTGACTTTCTGGAAAAGATATTGGAGTATGAAAAATATCGGCCATCATTTGGCACCATACATTTGATCTTGCAAACCCACCATTTGCTCTTATTTCTTTTGGTGAAATTCCTACTTCCTCCATCGTTTTAACCACTGTATTTAGCTGAAACAATACACCTTCTAACACGCTTCGAATCATATGCTTTCTTCCATGACCTAACGTTAAACCAAAGAAAACACCTTTGGACTTTGAATTCCATTGCGGGGCTCGCTCTCCTAGTAAATAAGGTAAAAACAGTAAGCCTTCTGCCCCTGCTGGAACCGATTTAGCTTCATTTATTAACCATTCATAAGGTTCCATGCTTTCTTCCTGAGAAAGCTTCTTTGCCTCCGGAAATAAAGAATCACGCAGCCATTGCAGGGCAATGCCCCCATTATTTGTCGGACCACCAACGACCCACTTGTCTTCTGTTAACGCATAGCAAAACAACCTTCCCTGAGGATCCGTAATCGGCTGATCTACTATCGTTCGAACCGCACCACTAGTTCCGATTGAACAAGCGATAACGCCTGGTTGAATGGCGCCGACTCCAAGATTAGCTAACACACCATCACTCGCTCCAATAACAAATGGTATCTCTTCTAACAAGCCGATTTCTTTTGCCACTTCTGGATTTATTCCCGATAAAATACTAGTTGTTGAAATCGGCTTGGAGAGCTGCTCTCTTGTGATGCTTGCAGCTTGTAGGGCCATATCGTCCCAATCTAAGTTTCGCAAGTTAAATAAGCCTGTAGCAGAAGCGATAGAATAATCAACGACATATTGTCCAAAAAGACGAAAGATCACATATTCTTTTATAGAAACCCATTTATGTACAGCTTGTTTTAGCTCCGGCTCATGCGTATTAAACCAGATCAGTTTACTCAATGGGGACATCGGGTGAAGTGGAGTTCCTGTTCGAAGATATACATCATGTCCCTTTCCATTTGCCTTAAGGTCCTCCACCTCTTGAGCAGACCGCTGATCCGCCCACGTTATCACGTTGGTTAATGGTCGACCGTTCGCATCCAACCCTAGCAAACTATGCATAGCAGAACTTAGTCCAACTCCAATAATTCTCCCACCGTAATTTGTCACCTTCCGAAAAATTTCCGATAAGGTGAAAAGGACTGCTCTCATTATTTCCTCTGGGTCTTGCTCTTTTTTTGTAGGGTCTGGGGAATACAAAGGATATTCTTTTTCAGCTTCAAACATGAGAATGCCGTCTGGTGTATAGGCTACTGTTTTAGTACTTGTGGTACCTATATCCACCCCAAATACAATTTTCGAATCCATGAAAACCCTCCCCGTTTAACACTAGTTTTTATGAAATATTTTTTCTATAATAGTTATTATACAGTAAATTTTTTTTGATAACAGGCATTCAAGAAAAAAAATTTCATATTTTCTTTATAGTGTGAAAATATTTTCAGGAGGAAGTTATGACTCAGAACTCACCCACACACGTTATTCAACGGATTCAATCTGCATACTCTAGTCTCAGCGAGAAAGAAAAAGCCATTGCAGATTTTATATTGGAGCACCCGGATACCATTATCCATTCCTCCATTAATCAAGTATCAGAAGCTTTAAAGGTTGCAGATGCTACCGTGTTCCGATTTTGTAAACGAATAGGATTTAAAGGATACCAAGCTCTCAAAATTGCATTGGCATCTGAAGTCATTCATCCAATTAAAGACATTCATGAAACGATATCCGACGAGGATTCAGAGGAAACGATATTCGAAAAAGTTTTCACATCCAATATTCAAGCGCTGGAATATACAAAAGCGCTGGATCAAAGCTTTAGAGAAGCAGTGGATGTACTTTTAGAGGCGGAGCAAGTCTTTTTTTATGGGAATGGAGGATCCGGGATCATCGCATTAGACGGTGAGCATAAATTTATGAGAAGTGGTTTGCCATCTCATGCTTATACAGATTCGCACATGCAACTAATGACAGCTGCACAGCTTACTCCTAAAAATGTGGCTGTGTTCATTTCTCATACTGGTTCGAATAAGGATTTGCTAGAAGTATTGGAAGTTGCAAATGAATCTGGTGCCAAGACAATAGGGATTACGAATTTTGCTAAAACTTCATTGAGTAAAAACGTACATGTCTGCTTGTACACAGCATCAAAAGAAACAGAGTTCCGTTCTGAAGCATTATCCTCAAGAATTGCACAGCTTTCTCTTTTAGACAGCTTATATATAAGTTATTGTATTAAAAAGAAAGAACAATCGAAGCATGCATTACAACAAGTTAGAGAGGCGATTGCAAGGAAACGGGTTTGATAGGATGGGAAAAGATTGGTATCTGGGCTGCAAAGCGAAACCACCATAATCGGTGGCTTTCAAAACTTAACCAAAATCTTTATAGTTCGCCTGATAATCCCTTATAATCTCACGCGCACCTTTCAAATCTTGGACAAGTCGATATGGTTTTGTAATCACTCGAATCGGTAAACTGAAAAGGAAATGACTTAAATCTTCTCTATATTCATTTGTTATTCGAGCAGGCTTAGAAGCAATGCGATGATAAGATTCTTTATAGAACTCTTCCATCACATTGACTCGTAGCTCGATTCCATTTTGGCAATCCTCACATTCAACCTTTGTTATGACATCATTGAGGTACGTGATTAGGTGCAGGGTGTCGTCTTCACAATGAATACAGAATAATTCCGTCTCCATGTATTTCCTTTTCATACAG includes:
- a CDS encoding gluconokinase; protein product: MDSKIVFGVDIGTTSTKTVAYTPDGILMFEAEKEYPLYSPDPTKKEQDPEEIMRAVLFTLSEIFRKVTNYGGRIIGVGLSSAMHSLLGLDANGRPLTNVITWADQRSAQEVEDLKANGKGHDVYLRTGTPLHPMSPLSKLIWFNTHEPELKQAVHKWVSIKEYVIFRLFGQYVVDYSIASATGLFNLRNLDWDDMALQAASITREQLSKPISTTSILSGINPEVAKEIGLLEEIPFVIGASDGVLANLGVGAIQPGVIACSIGTSGAVRTIVDQPITDPQGRLFCYALTEDKWVVGGPTNNGGIALQWLRDSLFPEAKKLSQEESMEPYEWLINEAKSVPAGAEGLLFLPYLLGERAPQWNSKSKGVFFGLTLGHGRKHMIRSVLEGVLFQLNTVVKTMEEVGISPKEIRANGGFARSNVWCQMMADIFHTPISFPESHQSACFGAATLVLKALGEIEALEEIVPLVSITKRLEPHTEEATIYEAYKSLFRNIGEKLTPDFELLADITWRRNQQ
- a CDS encoding MurR/RpiR family transcriptional regulator — its product is MTQNSPTHVIQRIQSAYSSLSEKEKAIADFILEHPDTIIHSSINQVSEALKVADATVFRFCKRIGFKGYQALKIALASEVIHPIKDIHETISDEDSEETIFEKVFTSNIQALEYTKALDQSFREAVDVLLEAEQVFFYGNGGSGIIALDGEHKFMRSGLPSHAYTDSHMQLMTAAQLTPKNVAVFISHTGSNKDLLEVLEVANESGAKTIGITNFAKTSLSKNVHVCLYTASKETEFRSEALSSRIAQLSLLDSLYISYCIKKKEQSKHALQQVREAIARKRV
- a CDS encoding bh protein, producing MKRKYMETELFCIHCEDDTLHLITYLNDVITKVECEDCQNGIELRVNVMEEFYKESYHRIASKPARITNEYREDLSHFLFSLPIRVITKPYRLVQDLKGAREIIRDYQANYKDFG